A genomic region of Gymnogyps californianus isolate 813 chromosome 12, ASM1813914v2, whole genome shotgun sequence contains the following coding sequences:
- the LOC127021119 gene encoding C-factor-like, with the protein MAAVRARTVLLTGSNRGIGLELVKQLLGASRPPAWIFATCRDPEGPRAQELRDLASKHPNLVLVKLDVANPSAVIDAAKIVEGKLNGTGLNLLINNAGIYTPTASLETVDAEEMIRMYKTNAVGPMLMAQAFLPLLKKAARESTEKGLSCSKAAIVNISTVMGSIEKTPESFFKPVISYRCSKAALNMLTKCQALTYGEAGILCVALHPGWVKTDMGSQEADLTVDTSVRGLLSVLPILSEKHSGTLLNWEGKAIPW; encoded by the exons ATGGCGGCGGTGCGGGCGCGTACGGTGCTGCTAACCGGCTCCAACCGCGGCATCGGGCTGGAGCTGGTGAAACAGCTCCTGGGGGCATCGCGACCGCCCGCCTGGATCTTTGCGACCTGTCGGGACCCCGAGGGGCCGCGGGCCCAG GAGCTGAGAGATCTGGCATCCAAACACCCCAACCTGGTTCTTGTGAAGCTGG ATGTTGCAAATCCCTCCGCTGTTATTGATGCAGCGAAGATCGTGGAGGGGAAGCTGAACGGCACGGGCTTGAACCTGCTAATAAACAACGCTGGGATCTACACCCCGACGGCGTCGCTGGAGACGGTAGACGCTGAAGAGATGATAAGGATGTACAAGACCAATGCGGTGGGGCCAATGCTGATGGCCCAG GCGTTCCTGCCCCTGTTGAAGAAGGCTGCCCGGGAGAGCACAGAAAAGGGACTGAGTTGCAGCAAGGCAGCCATCGTCAACATCTCCACCGTCATGGGGTCCATCGAGAAAACTCCTGAGTCCTTCTTCAAGCCTGTCATCTCCTACCGCTGCAGCAAG gcTGCCCTCAACATGCTCACCAAGTGCCAGGCTCTGACCTACGGGGAAGCTGGGATCCTCTGCGTGGCACTTCACCCCGGCTGGGTGAAAACTGACATGGGCAGCCAGGAG GCTGACCTGACGGTGGACACAAGCGTGCGGGGGCTGCTGTCCGTACTGCCGATCCTCTCCGAGAAACACAGCGGGACTCTGCTCAACTGGGAAGGCAAAGCTATTCCTTGGTGA
- the LOC127021202 gene encoding C-factor-like — protein sequence MGELCVRSVLVTGANRGIGLGLVRQFLGMPNPPEWVFAACRDPKGQRAQELQNLASRHPNLVIIPLKVTDPASIKAAAARVGEHLGGSGLNLLINNAGIATWNSLDNETLEDMIQLYTNNTIGPLLLGQAFLPLLKKAAQGSPGSALSCSKAAIINMSSYGGSIEEVYLWNYGQVVSYRCSKAALNMLTKCQSLGYREHGVLCAALHPGWVQTDMGGSGTHKPPVTVDESVQGMLKVLSSLSERESGTFLDWKGKVVPW from the exons ATGGGAGAGCTTTGCGTTCGCTCCGTTCTGGTGACTGGGGCCAACCGGGGAATCGGCCTGGGGCTTGTCCGGCAGTTCCTGGGGATGCCAAACCCACCCGAGTGGGTCTTTGCAGCTTGTCGGGACCCCAAGGGACAGCGAGCGCAG GAGTTACAGAATTTGGCCTCCAGGCACCCCAACCTGGTCATCATCCCACTCA AAGTCACCGACCCCGCCAGCATCAAGGCGGCTGCAGCCAGAGTCGGGGAGCACCTGGGGGGCTCGGGGCTGAACCTCCTCATCAACAATGCTGGAATCGCCACGTGGAACTCACTTGATAATGAGACGTTGGAGGACATGATCCAGCTTTACACCAACAACACGATTGGGCCCCTGCTGCTGGGCCAG GCGTTCCTGCCCTTGCTGAAGAAGGCTGCGCAGGGGAGCCCAGGCTCAGCGCTGAGCTGCAGCAAGGCAGCCATCATCAACATGTCCAGCTATGGGGGCTCCATTGAGGAAGTCTATTTATGGAATTATGGACAAGTTGTCTCGTACCGCTGCAGCAAG GCTGCTCTGAACATGCTGACCAAGTGCCAGTCCCTGGGGTACCGGGAACACGGCGTCCTCTGCGCTGCTCTCCACCCTGGCTGGGTGCAAACCGACATGGGGGGCTCAGGAACACATAAG ccccctgtgACGGTGGACGAGAGCGTGCAAGGGATGCTGAAAGTGCTCTCGTCCCTCTCTGAGAGGGAAAGTGGGACCTTCCTGGACTGGAAGGGCAAGGTTGTGCCCTGGTGA